The Salvelinus namaycush isolate Seneca chromosome 8, SaNama_1.0, whole genome shotgun sequence genome has a segment encoding these proteins:
- the LOC120052909 gene encoding phospholipid-transporting ATPase ABCA1-like isoform X4 produces the protein MAISTQLGLLLWKNFTYRRRQTLQLVIEIIWPLFIFFILISVRMHYPPYEQHECHFPNKAMPSAGTLPWVQGIICNANNPCFRHPTPGETPGLVGNFNDSIISRLFIDAKKILLYSQNDKSFEGYKVLVRALRKLQSNTAGFKLKDFLRDKETLSSFLHRNASLSHHAVQQIVEADLNLEKVLIGGFGVHLRDMCNTTSLEEFVTISDNNVSRLTQDIICKASPDWLNKAQDHFLSNLDFLKPIRKDVKSDPEVVQKVSVATDGLLESLGALAVELASMKSWKEMRNEIHYLTANATGSPSHMYQAVSRIVCGHPEGGGLKIKSLNWYEDNNYKALFGNHGGNGSDDEPVSAYDNTSTPYCNSMMRSLEASPISRMIWRALKPLLMGKILYTPDTPATQRIIHEMNKTFQELGILRDLGGMWEEMRPKVWTFMESSEEMDLVRTLLQNNASARFFNDRLAGTEWKAEDVSRFLTKTAEDKRPAGSAYTWREVFNETDDAIKTISRFMECVNLDKLEPVANEERLVNKSMGLLDNQKFWAGIVFPDIARSNSSDLPGNVNYKIRMDIDNVERTNKIKDGYWDPGPRADPFEDLRYIWGGFSYLQDVIEQGIVRAVTGSKEKTGVYIQQMPYPCYVDDMFLRVMSRSMPLFMTLAWMYSVALIIKGVVYEKEARLKETMRIMGLDNGILWLSWFISSLIPLLISASLLVVILKMGNLLPYSDPCVVFLFLASFAVVTIMQCFLISTIFSRANLAAACGGIIYFTLYLPYVLCVAWQDYVGFGAKVIVSLLSPVAFGFGCEYFALFEEQGVGIQWSNLLSSPLEEDSYSLTTSICLMLFDSFLYGVMTWYIEAVFPGQYGIPRPWYFPFTKSYWCGEKQGKNMQERKEGNAEAVCIEEEPSHIEPGVYIKNLVKVYSHGNKLAVDGLTLGFYEGQITSFLGHNGAGKTTTMSILTGLFPPTSGTAYILGKDIRSELSAIRQNLGVCPQHNVLFSMLTVEEHIWFYARLKGLSEEKVKAEMEQIVNDIGLPHKRQCRSNTLSGGMQRKLSVALAFVGGSKVVILDEPTAGVDPYARRGIWDLLLKYRAGRTIILSTHHMDEADILGDRIAIISHGKLCCVGSSLFLKTQLGTGYYLTLVKRDFDLTLSSCRNSSSSSSVSYSKKGDSVSESSSDAGLGSEPESEATTIDVTMISNVIFKHVPAARLVEDLGHELTYVLPYKAAKGGAFVELFHEIDDRLSDLGISSYGISDTTLEEIFLKVAEDSGVDAAELPKSDGTIPARRHRRHAFGDHQSCLKPFTEDDAFDFNDSEESRETDWLGGSDGKGSYQVKGWRLIRQQFVALIWKRFLYARRSRKGFFAQIVLPAVFVCIALVFSLIVPPFGKYPSLELEPGMYEEQFTFISNDAPEDADTNKLLGALTNYDGFGSRCNSPHAPCNTLDDEWAAPEVPESVRDIFMNGNWSMENPSPLCECSCEGRKKMLPECPAGAGGLPPPQVKISDKGTLQNLTGRNISDYLVKTYAQIIGKSLKNKISVNEFRYGGFSLGARNTQLLPPGDDIDQAISEIRRRFHLERGTAADRFLASLSSFIQGLDTKNNVKIWFNNKGWHSIGSFLNVMNNGILRASLPAGQDSSKYGIRAFNHPLNLTKEQLSQVALMTTSVDVLVSICVIFAMSFVPASFVVFLIQERVNKAKHMQFISGVQPFLYWVSNFIWDMCNYIVPATLVIIIFICFQQDAYVSSTNLPVLALLLLLYGWSITPLMYPASFFFKIPSTAYVVLTSVNILIGINGSVSTFVLELFGSNEIGGINDILKNVFLIFPHFCLGRGLIDMVKNQAMADALERFGENRFRSPLAWDMVGKNLFAMAVQGVVFFTITVLIQYRFCIKARSLRTDQKPIGEEDEDVARERQRILGGGGQSDILELKQLTKVYNRKQKPAVDRLCVGIPPGECFGLLGVNGAGKTSTFKMLTGDSIVTSGEAYLAGKSVLTEINEVHQNMGYCPQFDAINDLLTGREHLEFYAILRGVPEKEVCEVAEWGIRKLGLIKYVDKAAGSYSGGNMRKLSTAMALIGGPPVVFLDEPTTGMDPKARRALWNCILSIVKEGRSVVLTSHSMEECEALCTRMAIMVNGRFRCLGSVQHLKNRFGDGYTIILRVAGPDPDLRPVMEFIEKELPGSTLKEKHRNMLQYQLSSSKTSLARIFSILAKNKEWLHIEDYSVSQTTLDQVFVNFAKDQSDEDHLKDISVHKRDAVAVDITQLKSFLTDEKARESCV, from the exons AATCTCCCGCCTGTTCATCGATGCCAAGAAGATCCTCCTCTACAGCCAGAATGACAAGAGCTTCGAGGGCTACAAAGTTCTGGTGCGGGCTCTGAGGAAACTACAGAGCAACACGGCAG GTTTCAAGCTGAAGGACTTTCTCCGCGATAAGGAGACCTTATCGTCGTTCCTGCATCGCAACGCCTCCCTATCCCATCATGCCGTCCAGCAGATTGTAGAGGCTGACCTCAACCTAGAGAAG GTCCTGATTGGAGGTTTCGGCGTCCATCTTAGAGATATGTGTAACACCACTTCTCTGGAGGAGTTTGTGACCATCTCCGACAATAATGTGTCACGGCTCACTCAAGACATCATCTGCAAGGCCTCCCCTGATTGGCTGAACAAGGCCCAGGACCACTTCCTGTCCAACCTGGACTTCCTAAAACCCATACGG AAGGATGTGAAGTCCGACCCTGAGGTCGTCCAGAAGGTATCCGTGGCAACCGACGGTCTGCTAGAGAGCTTGGGAGCGCTGGCTGTAGAG CTGGCCAGTATGAAGAGTTGGAAGGAGATGCGTAACGAGATCCATTACCTGACGGCCAACGCCACAGGCTCCCCCAGCCACATGTACCAGGCCGTGTCCCGTATCGTCTGTGGCCACCCCGAGGGCGGTGGACTGAAGATCAAGTCCCTCAACTGGTACGAGGACAACAACTACAAGGCCCTGTTCGGTAACCATGGCGGCAACGGCAGCGACGACGAACCCGTGTCCGCCTACGACAACACCTCAA CTCCGTACTGTAACAGCATGATGAGGAGTCTGGAAGCTAGCCCCATCTCCAGGATGATCTGGAGGGCCCTGAAGCCTCTCCTCATGGGAAAGATCCTCTACACCCCCGACACTCCCGCCACACAGAGGATCATACACGAG aTGAACAAGACGTTCCAGGAGCTGGGTATCCTGAGGGACCTGGGTGGGATGTGGGAGGAGATGAGGCCTAAAGTCTGGACCTTCATGGAGAGCAGTGAGGAGATGGACCTGGTTCGG ACACTGCTTCAGAACAACGCCAGCGCCCGCTTCTTTAACGACCGTCTGGCTGGCACAGAGTGGAAGGCGGAGGACGTGTCCCGCTTCCTGACCAAGACTGCGGAGGACAAACGCCCCGCCGGCTCGGCCTACACCTGGAGAGAGGTGTTCAACGAGACCGACGACGCTATCAAGACCATCTCCCGCTTTATGGAG TGTGTGAACCTGGATAAACTAGAGCCAGTGGCCAATGAGGAAAGACTGGTCAACAAATCCATGGGTCTCCTAGACAACCAGAAGTTCTGGGCTGGGATAGTGTTCCCGGACATCGCCCGTAGCAACAGTTCTGACCTGCCGGGTAACGTCAACTACAAGATCCGCATGGACATTGACAATGTGGAGCGCACCAACAAGATCAAGGACGG TTACTGGGACCCTGGTCCCCGGGCCGACCCCTTTGAGGACCTGCGCTACATCTGGGGTGGTTTCTCCTACCTGCAGGACGTTATAGAACAGGGCATCGTCAGGGCGGTGACGGGCAGTAAGGAGAAGACTGGAGTCTACATCCAACAGATGCCTTACCCCTGCTACGTAGACGACAT GTTCCTGCGGGTGATGAGTCGCTCCATGCCTCTCTTCATGACCCTGGCCTGGATGTACTCTGTGGCCCTCATCATCAAGGGCGTGGTCTATGAGAAGGAGGCGCGGCTCAAAGAGACCATGAGGATCATGGGATTGGACAACGGCATCCTGTGGCTCAGCTGGTTCATCAGCAGCCTCATCCCCCTGCTCATCTCCGCCTCGCTGCTGGTGGTCATACTCAAG ATGGGGAACCTGCTTCCCTACAGCGACCCTTGCGTGGTCTTCCTGTTTCTGGCTTCCTTTGCTGTGGTAACCATCATGCAGTGCTTCCTCATCAGTACCATCTTCTCCCGTGCCAACCTGGCGGCGGCCTGCGGAGGAATCATCTACTTCACCCTCTACCTGCCCTATGTCCTCTGTGTAGCCTGGCAGGACTACGTGGGTTTCGGGGCTAAAGTCATTGTG AGCCTGTTGTCCCCGGTGGCGTTTGGGTTCGGCTGTGAGTACTTTGCCCTGTTTGAGGAGCAGGGAGTGGGAATCCAATGGTCCAACCTGTTGTCCAGCCCCTTGGAGGAGGACAGCTACTCCCTCACCACCTCCATCTGTCTCATGCTGTTTGACTCCTTCCTCTACGGGGTCATGACCTGGTACATCGAGGCTGTCTTCCCTG GCCAGTATGGGATCCCCAGACCCTGGTACTTCCCCTTCACCAAGTCCTACTGGTGTGGAGAGAAACAAGGGAAGAATATGCaagaaagaaaggaaggaaaCGCAGAAG CTGTGTGCATCGAAGAGGAGCCGTCTCACATCGAGCCTGGTGTTTACATCAAGAACCTAGTGAAGGTATATAGCCATGGCAACAAGCTGGCTGTAGACGGGTTGACCCTGGGTTTCTACGAGGGGCAGATCACCTCCTTCCTGGGGCACAACGGAGCCGGCAAGACCACTACCAT GTCCATCCTGACGGGTCTGTTCCCGCCCACCTCTGGCACCGCCTACATCCTGGGCAAGGACATCCGCTCGGAGCTCAGCGCCATCCGACAGAACCTGGGCGTCTGCCCTCAGCACAACGTTCTCTTCAGCAT gCTGACGGTGGAGGAGCACATCTGGTTCTATGCCCGTCTGAAGGGTCTGTCTGAGGAGAAGGTGAAGGCTGAGATGGAGCAGATCGTCAACGACATCGGCCTGCCTCACAAACGCCAGTGTCGTAGCAACACGCTGTCCG GGGGCATGCAGAGGAAACTGTCAGTGGCGTTGGCGTTCGTTGGAGGGTCAAAGGTCGTGATCCTGGATGAACCCACTGCTGGAGTCGACCCCTACGCACGCCGGGGCATTTGGGACCTGCTTCTGAAGTATCGTGCAG GCCGCACCATCATCCTCTCAACTCACCACATGGACGAGGCGGACATCTTGGGCGACCGCATCGCCATCATCTCCCACGGCAAGCTGTGCTGCGTGGGCTCCTCCCTGTTCCTGAAGACCCAGCTGGGGACGGGGTACTACCTGACCCTGGTGAAGAGAGACTTCGACCTGACCCTCAGCTCCTGTAGGAACTCCTCCAGCAGCAGCTCTGTCTCCTACAGCAAGAAG GGGGACAGTGTTTCTGAGAGCAGCTCTGATGCTGGACTGGGTAGTGAACCTGAGAGTGAAGCCACCACTATTG ACGTAACCATGATCTCCAATGTGATCTTCAAGCACGTCCCCGCTGCCAGGCTGGTTGAGGACCTGGGCCATGAACTCACCTACGTTCTGCCCTACAAGGCGGCCAAAGGCGGAGCCTTCGTGGAACTCTTCCACGAGATCGACGACCGCCTGTCTGACCTCGGCATCTCCAGCTACGGCATCTCAGACACCACCCTGGAAGAG ATTTTCCTGAAAGTAGCAGAGGACAGTGGAGTGGACGCTGCTGAACTTCCCAAATCTG ATGGCACCATCCCGGCTCGTAGGCACCGCAGACACGCATTCGGAGACCACCAGAGCTGTCTGAAACCCTTCACCGAGGACGACGCTTTCGACTTCAACGACTCAGAAG AATCTCGTGAGACGGACTGGCTGGGAGGCTCGGATGGTAAAGGCTCGTACCAGGTCAAAGGCTGGCGTCTGATTAGACAGCAGTTTGTGGCGTTGATATGGAAACGCTTCCTGTATGCCCGGCGCTCCAGGAAAGGCTTCTTCGCTCAG ATCGTGCTtcctgctgtgtttgtgtgcatcgccctcgtctTCAGTCTCATCGTCCCTCCGTTTGGAAAGTACCCCAGTCTAGAGCTGGAGCCTGGCATGTATGAAGAACAGTTCACCTTCATCAG CAACGACGCCCCTGAGGATGCAGACACTAACAAGCTGTTGGGTGCCCTGACAAACTATGATGGCTTTGGTTCACGCTGTAACTCACC TCATGCTCCTTGCAACACGTTGGATGATGAGTGGGCCGCTCCTGAGGTACCGGAGAGTGTGAGGGACATCTTTATGAATGGCAACTGGAGTATGGAAaacccctctcctctgtgtgagTGCAGCTGTGAAGGACGCAAGAAGATGCTACCTGAATGCCCAGCGGGAGCTGGTGGTCTGCCTCCTCCACAG GTGAAAATCAGTGACAAAGGTACCCTGCAAAATCTGACTGGCAGAAATATCTCAGATTACCTGGTCAAAACCTATGCTCAGATTATCGGGAAAAG TTTGAAGAACAAAATCTCGGTCAATGAATTCAG ATATGGTGGATTCTCATTGGGCGCTAGGAACACTCAGCTCCTCCCACCAGGTGATGATATTGATCAGGCCATCTCTGAGATCAGACGACGCTTCCACCTGGAAAGA GGGACTGCTGCTGACCGTTTCCTTGCCAGCTTATCCAGTTTTATCCAGGGACTGGACACTAAGAACAACGTCAAG ATCTGGTTCAACAACAAGGGGTGGCACAGCATCGGGTCTTTCCTGAACGTGATGAACAACGGAATCCTGCGCGCCAGCCTGCCCGCCGGCCAGGACTCCAGCAAGTATGGCATCCGTGCCTTCAACCACCCACTCAACCTCACCAAGGAGCAACTGTCCCAGGTCGCACT GATGACCACCTCTGTGGACGTGCTGGTGTCCATCTGCGTGATCTTCGCCATGTCTTTCGTCCCGGCCAGCTTCGTAGTCTTCCTCATCCAGGAGAGAGTGAACAAGGCCAAACACATGCAGTTCATCAGTGGGGTGCAGCCCTTCCTCTATTGGGTGTCAAACTTCATCTGGGACATG TGTAACTACATCGTCCCTGCTACTCTGGTCATTATCATCTTCATCTGCTTCCAACAAGACGCCTACGTCTCCTCCACCAACCTGCCTGTACTggccctgctgctgctgctctatgG GTGGTCCATCACGCCCCTGATGTACCCGGCGTCCTTCTTCTTTAAGATCCCCAGCACGGCCTACGTGGTGCTCACCTCCGTCAACATCCTCATCGGCATCAACGGCAGCGTCTCCACCTTCGTCCTCGAGCTCTTCGGCAGCAAC GAGATCGGCGGGATCAACGACATCCTGAAGAACGTGTTCCTGATCTTCCCTCACTTCTGTCTGGGCCGAGGCCTCATCGACATGGTGAAGAACCAGGCCATGGCCGACGCTCTGGAGAGATTTG GTGAGAACCGGTTCCGTTCCCCTCTGGCGTGGGACATGGTGGGCAAGAACCTGTTCGCCATGGCTGTGCAGGGCGTGGTCTTCTTCACTATCACCGTGCTCATCCAATACCGCTTCTGTATCAAGGCCAG ATCTTTGCGCACCGACCAGAAACCTATCGGTGAGGAGGATGAAGACGTGGCCAGAGAGAGGCAAAGGATTCTGGGAGGAGGGGGACAGTCTGACATTCTGGAACTCAAGCAGCTGACCAAGGTGTACAATAGAAAACAGAAACCAGCAGTGGATCGTCTTTGTGTGGGAATTCCTCCAGGAGAG tgtttTGGTCTGCTTGGAGTCAACGGAGCAGGAAAGACGAGCACCTTCAAGATGCTGACTGGAGACTCAATAGTCACGAGTGGAGAAGCTTACCTGGCAGGAAAGAG TGTGTTGACGGAGATAAACGAGGTGCACCAGAACATGGGCTACTGCCCTCAGTTTGATGCTATCAACGACCTGCTGACTGGCAGGGAGCACCTTGAGTTCTACGCCATCCTGAGGGGGGTTCCCGAGAAGGAAGTGTGTGAG gTTGCAGAGTGGGGCATCCGTAAACTAGGCCTGATCAAGTATGTGGACAAGGCAGCAGGGAGCTACAGTGGAGGGAACATGAGGAAACTCTCCACGGCCATGGCACTGATCGGTGGTCCCCCGGTGGTCTTCCTG GACGAGCCCACCACTGGTATGGACCCAAAGGCCAGACGGGCTCTGTGGAACTGCATTCTCAGTATCGTCAAGGAGGGGCGATCGGTGGTTCTCACCTCGCACAGTATGGAGGAGTGTGAGGCCCTGTGTACGCGGATGGCCATCATGGTCAATGGGAGGTTCCGCTGCCTGGGCAGCGTACAGCACTTAAAGAACAG ATTTGGGGATGGCTACACCATCATCCTCCGGGTGGCAGGACCAGACCCGGACCTGAGGCCGGTGATGGAGTTTATTGAGAAGGAGCTTCCAGGAAGCACTCTGAAGGAGAAGCACAGGAACATGCTGCAGTATCAGCTGTCCTCCTCCAAAACCTCCCTGGCACGCATCTTCAGCATCCTGGCCAAGAACAAGGAGTGGTTGCACATTGAGGACTACTCTGTTTCCCAGACAACACTAGATCAA GTGTTTGTCAATTTCGCCAAGGACCAAAGTGACGAGGACCACTTAAAAGACATTTCCGTGCACAAGAGAGACGCGGTGGCAGTGGACATTACTCAGCTCAAGTCTTTCCTCACAGACGAGAAGGCCAGGGAGAGCTGTGTGTGA